The following proteins come from a genomic window of Gossypium raimondii isolate GPD5lz chromosome 5, ASM2569854v1, whole genome shotgun sequence:
- the LOC105766342 gene encoding multiprotein-bridging factor 1b — protein MAGIGPLTQDWEPVVIRKKAPTAAAKKDEKVVNAARRAGAEIESIKKSNAGTNRAASSSTSLNTRKLDEDTENLAHDRVPTELKKAIMQARMDKKLTQAQLAQMINEKPQIIQEYESGKAIPNQQIIGKLERALGAKLRGKK, from the exons ATGGCCGGAATCGGACCTTTGACTCAAGATTGGGAGCCCGTCGTTATTCGTAAAAAAGCCCCTACCGCCGCCGCCAAGAAGGATGAGAAAGTCGTTAACGCCGCCCGCCGTGCCGGTGCCGAGATCGAGTCCATCAAAAAAT CAAATGCTGGGACGAATAGGGCGGCATCAAGTAGTACTTCTTTGAACACAAGGAAGCTCGATGAAGACACTGAGAATCTTGCTC ATGACCGAGTGCCAACTGAGCTAAAGAAAGCCATCATGCAAGCTCGAATGGATAAGAAACTTACCCAGGCTCAACTTGCTCAG ATGATCAATGAGAAGCCCCAGATTATACAGGAGTATGAATCCGGAAAAGCCATCCCTAATCAACAAATAATTGGTAAACTGGAGAGGGCTCTTGGTGCAAAGCTGCGAGGGAAGAAGTGA